The following are from one region of the Microcoleus sp. FACHB-831 genome:
- a CDS encoding transposase, whose amino-acid sequence IRSFHSPQNFALLRRIALNALNREQTYKRSLRQKSKRAAMDDDYMIQVLSSCFLDPTLDSSDSLCQA is encoded by the coding sequence TATTCGTTCTTTCCACAGTCCTCAGAATTTTGCTCTTCTACGGCGCATTGCTCTCAATGCCCTTAACCGAGAACAGACTTACAAACGTAGTCTCAGGCAAAAGAGTAAACGAGCCGCTATGGATGATGATTATATGATTCAAGTTCTCAGTTCTTGTTTTCTTGACCCTACCTTAGATTCTTCTGATTCCTTGTGTCAAGCCTGA